One Maribacter cobaltidurans genomic window carries:
- a CDS encoding PorP/SprF family type IX secretion system membrane protein — MLPKTRILLLIVLLALGFNRAQAQEDNPYFGYEVPSQNLLKYNRFLINPTFSTVREDKSYINLLHRNQSVQFDDNNQNYFLSYSGRISDRTGLGLSLYTQRLGALSNYGVLANYAYGVKLSDKSNFTFGANLSYYNSGFDEGRATTVEQDPFLAGFQDQNLLSFQPGFNLSYGNFDIGAFAENLFDYNLKTSKSLTDFSEKTYSGHLQYTHQFKNTSGILEAGRLMPLARVRMDGEEDNVTLGGSLILDLPKIGWIQGGYDSFYGAAAGVGFNLNRRISLGYTMEKGLSNNFDNFGLTHEISFAYSFTPNLTEDRVMLEDDNLDDLVTNDIEPENIATNEEIEELKRKLAENDAIIEELMFRQDSLESNRQADLERRFNMVMRMVRNETNGDRPDLEKRAEEIFKGNETDVALASAQNTNKDIGKETKNTERNIIQKDAIASSVTNPSNVIEKSNQNDRPSEVESNWKKEEVEVASNENPQAREPKKELVREASQKDVIVYTPPARKTVKREQNEPVVQDRVKSRKFKDLPNVRDGYYVVANVYKGGQYMDNFLNTLDAKGINANYIDNPNNGLKYVYLDRYDTWEEAVAAHDTNFNGAYEGTTWIMNVENRYTNEAYANNVNKLKEKSSKYDTGVLRKNVVEQDKVAANSTEPRNYEIEGIGSGYYIIANVFANPRNANRFVALLNSYGLSASYFINPENNWRYVYLKKHDSWTNALISYYSKLNDAYDEKMWIMRVAPGQVA; from the coding sequence ATGCTACCTAAAACACGTATACTACTATTAATTGTACTTCTTGCACTTGGGTTCAACAGGGCCCAGGCGCAGGAAGACAATCCTTATTTTGGGTATGAAGTACCTTCCCAGAATTTATTGAAATATAATAGATTCTTGATTAACCCAACCTTTTCTACGGTTAGGGAAGACAAATCGTACATCAATTTACTACACAGAAACCAATCGGTACAATTTGATGATAACAACCAAAATTACTTTTTAAGTTATAGTGGGCGAATCAGTGACCGTACGGGATTGGGATTGAGTTTGTATACGCAGCGTTTGGGTGCATTGAGCAACTATGGGGTTTTAGCCAATTATGCTTATGGTGTGAAATTGAGCGACAAGAGTAATTTTACATTTGGGGCGAACCTCTCTTACTATAATAGTGGTTTCGACGAAGGTAGGGCTACAACGGTGGAACAAGATCCCTTTTTGGCAGGATTCCAGGACCAAAATCTTTTGTCCTTTCAACCAGGGTTTAACCTTTCTTACGGTAATTTTGACATAGGTGCCTTTGCCGAAAATCTATTTGATTATAATTTAAAGACCAGTAAGTCCTTAACGGATTTTAGTGAAAAGACATATTCCGGACATTTACAATATACCCATCAGTTTAAAAATACATCGGGTATTTTGGAGGCTGGACGTTTGATGCCTTTGGCAAGAGTCCGTATGGATGGGGAAGAGGATAATGTAACCTTGGGAGGTAGTTTAATCTTGGACCTTCCTAAAATTGGTTGGATCCAAGGGGGATATGATAGTTTTTATGGAGCGGCTGCAGGAGTTGGTTTTAACCTAAACCGAAGGATTTCCTTAGGGTATACCATGGAAAAAGGACTCTCCAACAACTTTGACAATTTTGGACTTACCCATGAAATATCTTTTGCTTACTCCTTTACGCCAAATCTTACGGAAGACAGGGTCATGTTAGAGGATGACAACCTTGATGATTTAGTCACGAATGATATAGAGCCGGAGAACATCGCGACCAATGAAGAGATAGAGGAGCTTAAACGGAAGTTGGCTGAAAACGATGCCATCATTGAGGAGCTTATGTTTAGACAAGACTCCTTGGAATCCAACAGGCAGGCAGATTTGGAACGTAGATTCAATATGGTCATGCGTATGGTTCGCAACGAGACCAATGGTGACCGTCCGGATCTGGAAAAAAGAGCGGAAGAAATATTTAAGGGGAATGAAACTGATGTAGCATTGGCATCGGCGCAAAATACCAACAAGGATATTGGTAAGGAAACAAAAAATACCGAACGAAATATTATTCAAAAAGATGCTATAGCATCGTCTGTTACAAATCCATCCAATGTAATTGAGAAAAGTAACCAGAATGATAGGCCCTCAGAAGTTGAGAGTAATTGGAAAAAGGAGGAAGTGGAAGTTGCTTCCAATGAAAATCCTCAAGCAAGAGAGCCTAAAAAAGAATTGGTTAGGGAAGCGTCTCAAAAGGATGTTATAGTTTATACTCCTCCCGCAAGAAAAACGGTAAAAAGGGAACAGAATGAGCCTGTGGTTCAGGATAGGGTGAAAAGCAGAAAGTTTAAGGATTTACCTAACGTAAGGGATGGCTATTATGTAGTGGCCAACGTATATAAGGGAGGTCAGTACATGGATAACTTCTTAAACACTTTGGATGCTAAAGGCATCAACGCAAATTACATAGATAACCCTAACAACGGATTAAAATATGTCTATCTAGATAGATATGATACTTGGGAGGAAGCTGTGGCCGCTCATGACACAAATTTTAATGGTGCATACGAAGGAACAACATGGATTATGAACGTAGAGAATAGGTACACCAACGAAGCCTATGCAAACAATGTAAATAAGCTTAAAGAAAAATCATCTAAATACGATACAGGAGTACTTCGAAAAAATGTGGTGGAACAGGATAAGGTGGCGGCAAATAGTACGGAGCCTAGAAATTATGAAATTGAAGGAATCGGTTCTGGATATTATATAATTGCCAATGTATTTGCCAACCCCAGAAACGCCAATAGATTTGTGGCACTATTGAACTCCTATGGACTTAGTGCAAGTTACTTCATCAATCCTGAAAATAATTGGAGGTATGTATATCTAAAAAAGCATGATTCTTGGACGAATGCTTTGATTTCCTATTACTCCAAGCTGAACGATGCCTATGATGAAAAAATGTGGATAATGAGGGTAGCACCCGGACAGGTGGCTTAG
- a CDS encoding T9SS type B sorting domain-containing protein: MKNNYKSYYLTAIIVLLGFLRLSAQAIVINAPEPVDNPNLGGDSPWPYICAGSSGFNEYFVNITWAGTANAGNQFILELSDANGSFSSPTELATISDKNTINDFDVSFSVPDDTRGLGYKMRVRSTDPVKLGTESPAYNMYYMDITNNLNISELGDGVPPGSVCATGPITLQVDNIPNPETYQYIWFRSGTLLNGETGHTLNVTQSGMYNAYIDYGPNCTGSGNTDSNIVDVTIGGTGTGIAINPPSQTILCPTDSEILSIDQTDPSWSYQWYKNDVAIAGAIGTTFTVDGGVVGFEGDYAVEISATGICTERSAPITMSNPGSFTVTRDNPANIVVLPSQPQTLSVSTDASSPTYKWYKNGAEIAGETSNTLSVTEVGSYYAQITETGGSCGSSSKNSETTVVVTPASFEVILDYADNYTSCVSTSTVLQVESINAVASDGTKTDVTTNLINSFAYQWQKDGADIAGQTGNSISLASNMENGNYRLNANIDSYNATSNVMSVQLLTGDTVTINSTGTVYCSSSDMVTLSSSLDLSTETYEWQLDGNTISSSDMDLNVSATGTYRLVLNRDGCQLISNEIVISPLDENLITLEPSGNLVIPEGTTRTISALGGTAYRWMDANNIEISSSDSASITEPGTYTLIASIDNCDIVKQFEVSILDTFKVPNVITVNGDGINDQWIIPNSYSNRTDINVIIYNGQGEEVLNEFEYKNNWPQTSTAFTKQNMVFYYKIRNAKEVLKQGTITVIR; this comes from the coding sequence ATGAAAAACAATTACAAATCTTACTACTTGACCGCCATAATTGTGCTTTTAGGCTTCCTACGGCTTTCTGCACAGGCCATTGTTATCAATGCGCCGGAACCTGTGGACAATCCAAATTTGGGGGGGGACTCTCCTTGGCCATACATATGTGCGGGTAGCAGCGGCTTCAATGAATATTTTGTAAATATTACTTGGGCAGGAACTGCAAATGCAGGAAATCAATTTATCCTAGAGCTTTCAGATGCCAACGGCAGTTTTTCCTCACCAACGGAATTGGCTACCATATCGGATAAAAATACTATAAACGACTTTGACGTAAGCTTTTCCGTCCCTGACGACACACGGGGCCTTGGCTACAAGATGCGCGTAAGGAGTACGGATCCCGTAAAGCTTGGAACGGAATCCCCTGCCTACAACATGTATTACATGGATATTACCAACAACCTGAACATTAGTGAACTTGGAGATGGGGTGCCACCAGGAAGCGTTTGTGCTACGGGACCCATTACATTACAAGTGGATAATATTCCCAACCCAGAAACCTATCAGTATATTTGGTTTAGGAGCGGTACGCTCTTAAATGGCGAAACTGGGCATACCCTGAACGTGACCCAAAGCGGCATGTACAATGCTTATATAGATTATGGTCCTAATTGTACGGGTTCGGGAAATACGGATTCCAATATTGTGGATGTAACCATAGGCGGCACCGGTACAGGTATTGCCATTAATCCGCCGAGCCAGACCATTCTTTGTCCCACGGATAGTGAAATACTGTCCATAGATCAAACAGACCCATCATGGAGCTACCAATGGTATAAGAACGATGTTGCCATCGCAGGGGCGATTGGTACCACGTTTACGGTTGATGGGGGAGTAGTTGGTTTTGAAGGTGATTATGCCGTTGAAATTTCCGCTACGGGAATATGTACGGAGCGTTCGGCGCCAATAACTATGAGCAACCCCGGTTCTTTTACGGTAACCAGGGACAATCCAGCCAATATTGTAGTCCTTCCATCACAACCCCAAACCTTGTCCGTAAGTACGGATGCCAGTTCCCCAACTTATAAATGGTATAAGAACGGGGCAGAGATTGCAGGGGAAACAAGTAACACCTTAAGTGTAACAGAAGTTGGTAGTTATTATGCTCAAATAACCGAGACGGGTGGATCCTGTGGAAGTTCAAGTAAAAATTCTGAAACTACAGTGGTAGTTACCCCAGCTTCTTTCGAAGTAATTCTAGATTATGCGGATAATTATACTTCCTGTGTTTCCACAAGTACGGTGCTGCAAGTAGAGAGCATTAATGCGGTTGCTTCGGACGGAACCAAAACAGATGTAACCACCAACCTAATCAATTCCTTTGCCTATCAATGGCAAAAGGATGGGGCTGATATTGCAGGCCAAACAGGAAACTCCATTAGCCTTGCTTCCAATATGGAGAACGGAAATTACCGTTTAAATGCAAATATTGATTCGTACAACGCCACTTCCAATGTAATGTCCGTACAATTATTGACCGGAGATACAGTTACAATTAATAGTACCGGTACGGTCTATTGTAGTTCCAGTGACATGGTTACATTAAGTTCATCATTGGATTTGTCCACCGAAACCTATGAGTGGCAATTGGATGGTAATACAATAAGTTCCTCTGATATGGATTTGAATGTTAGCGCCACAGGAACATACCGATTGGTTTTGAACAGGGACGGGTGTCAACTGATTTCCAATGAGATTGTCATTTCTCCATTGGATGAAAACCTAATTACTCTTGAACCATCCGGAAATCTTGTGATTCCTGAAGGAACGACGAGAACCATTAGTGCTTTGGGAGGAACTGCATACCGATGGATGGATGCCAACAATATAGAGATAAGTTCTTCCGATAGTGCTTCTATTACAGAGCCTGGAACCTATACGCTAATTGCCAGCATTGATAATTGTGATATCGTGAAGCAATTTGAGGTTTCTATATTGGATACGTTCAAAGTACCGAATGTCATTACCGTAAACGGGGATGGAATCAATGACCAATGGATAATACCCAATTCATATTCCAATAGGACGGATATAAATGTAATTATTTACAATGGACAGGGTGAAGAAGTGCTTAACGAGTTCGAATATAAAAATAATTGGCCTCAGACCTCAACTGCTTTTACCAAGCAAAACATGGTGTTCTATTATAAGATCCGCAACGCCAAAGAGGTGCTGAAACAAGGCACGATCACCGTAATACGCTAA
- a CDS encoding glutamine--tRNA ligase/YqeY domain fusion protein encodes MSETTKSLNFIEQIIEKDLENGYSKSDLRFRFPPEPNGYLHIGHASSICLNFGLGLRYKSPVNLRFDDTNPAKEEQEFVDAIKKDISWLGFQWDTERYASDYFQQLYDWAVQLIKDGKAYVDSQSSEAMADQKGTPTEPGVNSPYRDRSVEENLSLFEGMKKGEFDEGAHVLRAKIDMAHTNMLMRDPIMYRVLHRAHHRTNTNWCIYPMYDWTHGESDYIEQVSHSLCTLEFLPHRELYDWFLDQVYDPKKLRPKQREFARRNLSHTVVSKRKLAQLVEQKIVNGWDDPRMPTISGMRRRGYTPESIRNFADTIGIAKRDNLIDVSLLEFHVREDLNKTTPRVMGVLNPLKVVITNYPEGQEEWLEAENSPEDESLGSREVPFSKELYIEKEDFKEEANKKFFRLKLGGEVRLKNGYIIKAESCSKDTDGNIIEVQCTYDPKSKSGSGTLESLRRVKGTLHWVSIKHAVPAEIRLYDRLFTHESPDTQKDKDFMDFVNPNSLEVITGFVEPSLKDSKAEDRFQFQRMGYFCVDKDSSDENLVFNKTVGLRDSWAKIQQKN; translated from the coding sequence ATGAGCGAGACAACTAAGTCTTTGAATTTTATTGAACAAATTATTGAGAAAGATCTTGAAAATGGTTACTCAAAGAGTGACTTACGTTTTAGGTTCCCACCCGAGCCCAATGGCTATCTGCACATAGGACATGCCAGCTCAATTTGTCTGAATTTTGGTTTAGGGCTGCGTTACAAATCCCCTGTTAATCTGAGGTTTGACGACACCAACCCGGCAAAAGAGGAGCAGGAATTTGTAGATGCCATCAAAAAAGATATTTCTTGGTTGGGTTTTCAGTGGGATACCGAACGGTATGCTTCCGATTATTTCCAACAATTATATGATTGGGCCGTTCAGTTGATCAAAGATGGTAAAGCCTATGTGGATAGCCAATCTTCGGAAGCTATGGCAGACCAAAAGGGAACTCCAACGGAGCCTGGCGTGAATAGTCCTTATAGAGACCGGTCCGTTGAGGAAAATTTATCCCTTTTTGAAGGAATGAAAAAAGGCGAATTTGATGAAGGTGCCCATGTACTTAGGGCAAAAATAGATATGGCCCATACCAACATGTTAATGCGGGACCCTATAATGTATCGGGTGCTACATAGAGCGCACCACAGAACAAATACCAATTGGTGTATTTACCCTATGTATGATTGGACACATGGGGAAAGTGATTATATAGAACAAGTTTCCCATTCTCTTTGTACGCTGGAATTCCTACCTCACCGAGAATTGTATGATTGGTTTTTAGATCAAGTGTACGACCCTAAGAAATTAAGGCCTAAACAGCGTGAGTTTGCCCGTAGGAATCTGAGCCATACCGTTGTGAGCAAGCGTAAATTAGCACAACTGGTTGAACAAAAAATCGTCAATGGGTGGGACGACCCAAGAATGCCCACCATTTCAGGGATGCGAAGAAGGGGGTATACCCCGGAATCCATTCGGAATTTTGCGGATACTATCGGAATTGCTAAAAGAGACAACCTAATCGATGTTTCCCTATTGGAGTTTCACGTACGTGAGGACCTCAACAAAACCACACCAAGGGTTATGGGTGTTCTGAACCCGCTAAAGGTTGTGATTACCAATTATCCCGAAGGTCAGGAAGAATGGCTTGAAGCTGAAAACAGTCCGGAAGATGAATCCTTAGGGTCTAGAGAAGTGCCTTTTTCCAAGGAATTATATATAGAGAAAGAGGATTTTAAGGAAGAGGCAAATAAAAAGTTCTTCCGTCTAAAATTAGGGGGTGAAGTGCGATTAAAGAATGGGTATATCATTAAAGCGGAAAGCTGCTCAAAAGATACCGATGGGAATATTATAGAGGTTCAATGTACCTATGACCCCAAAAGTAAGAGTGGTAGTGGAACCCTTGAGAGTTTGCGCAGGGTAAAGGGGACTTTGCACTGGGTTTCCATAAAACATGCGGTACCTGCAGAAATTCGCTTATACGATAGACTTTTTACCCACGAGAGCCCGGACACACAAAAGGATAAAGATTTCATGGATTTTGTAAACCCTAATTCTTTAGAAGTAATTACTGGGTTCGTGGAACCGAGTTTAAAGGATTCCAAGGCAGAGGACCGCTTTCAATTTCAACGTATGGGGTATTTCTGCGTAGACAAGGATTCATCAGACGAAAATCTTGTTTTCAACAAAACCGTGGGGCTTCGAGATTCTTGGGCAAAGATTCAGCAGAAGAATTAA
- a CDS encoding SPFH domain-containing protein — MGNFILIPIVIILGLLLLSFVFIVKQQTAAIIETFGRFSSIRQSGLQFKIPFVQRIAGRLSLKIQQLDVIIETKTLDDVFVRLKVSVQYRVIREKVYDAFYKLDYPHEQITSYVFDVVRAEVPKMKLDDVFVKKDDIALAVKAELNDAMLDYGFDIIKTLVTDIDPDAQVKAAMNRINASEREKIAAQFEGDAARILIVEKAKAEAESKRLQGQGIADQRREIARGLEESVEVLNKVGINSQEASALIVVTQHYDTLQSIGEETNTNLILLPNSPQAGSDMLNNMVASFTASNMIGEQMKKTNGKKSEDKK, encoded by the coding sequence ATGGGAAATTTCATCTTAATACCAATTGTAATTATTTTGGGACTCTTGTTATTGTCCTTTGTGTTCATCGTAAAGCAACAAACCGCTGCTATCATAGAAACCTTTGGTAGGTTCAGTAGTATAAGACAATCTGGCTTACAGTTTAAAATACCTTTTGTTCAACGAATAGCCGGAAGGTTAAGCTTAAAGATCCAACAATTGGACGTAATAATAGAGACCAAAACTTTAGACGATGTTTTTGTAAGGCTCAAAGTATCTGTCCAATACCGCGTTATTCGGGAAAAAGTGTATGATGCCTTTTACAAGTTGGATTATCCGCATGAACAGATTACTTCCTATGTATTTGATGTGGTTCGTGCCGAAGTGCCCAAAATGAAATTGGACGATGTCTTTGTAAAAAAGGATGATATTGCCCTTGCCGTTAAAGCAGAACTGAACGACGCCATGTTAGACTACGGTTTTGATATCATTAAAACTTTGGTAACTGATATTGACCCAGATGCCCAGGTAAAAGCGGCTATGAACCGTATCAACGCCTCGGAGAGAGAAAAAATAGCGGCCCAGTTCGAAGGTGATGCGGCACGTATTCTTATTGTGGAAAAAGCCAAGGCCGAAGCGGAGAGCAAGCGTTTGCAAGGTCAGGGTATCGCAGATCAGCGCCGTGAGATTGCCCGAGGTTTGGAAGAATCCGTCGAGGTATTGAATAAGGTAGGAATCAATTCTCAGGAGGCTTCCGCCTTGATCGTCGTGACCCAACACTATGATACCTTACAAAGTATAGGGGAGGAAACCAATACCAATTTGATTCTATTGCCAAACTCTCCACAGGCAGGCAGTGATATGTTGAACAATATGGTGGCTTCCTTTACGGCCAGTAATATGATTGGAGAACAAATGAAGAAAACTAACGGGAAAAAGTCCGAAGATAAAAAATAG
- a CDS encoding YybH family protein: MKSNYFSKTLFALILIPSITGSCNEKQPEQASVKKTSDAELNALIKKQVDSLYAVYSRFDYDWINFYEDPYTFIYPDTPINVNRTDSLRQNWKGIYEKYEVKLLDRGEPTIITSEDMAISYNSFNEIFINKQTRDTTKSVGTYIIAWRRQPDDSWKIAFETLHNN, from the coding sequence ATGAAATCAAATTACTTCTCCAAAACTTTATTCGCTTTAATCCTTATCCCTTCTATTACGGGCAGTTGTAATGAAAAACAGCCCGAGCAAGCTTCGGTTAAGAAAACCTCAGATGCAGAACTTAACGCCCTTATAAAAAAGCAGGTGGACAGTCTATACGCCGTTTACTCTAGATTTGATTATGACTGGATAAATTTTTATGAAGACCCTTATACCTTTATTTATCCGGATACCCCTATAAATGTGAACAGAACTGATTCACTCAGACAGAACTGGAAAGGAATCTATGAAAAGTACGAAGTTAAATTGCTAGACCGGGGAGAGCCGACCATCATAACCTCAGAGGACATGGCCATTTCCTACAATAGCTTTAATGAAATCTTCATTAACAAGCAAACTAGGGATACCACCAAAAGTGTGGGAACTTACATTATTGCATGGCGTAGGCAGCCGGACGATTCTTGGAAGATAGCTTTTGAAACACTGCATAATAATTGA
- a CDS encoding cupredoxin domain-containing protein, protein MKNQIKIQNSKLVLMAFALVLISLQACKEEKKKPVEETPEKKEIISVIDIVTENMEFQAPDTIPSGWVTWKYHNESPQPHFILIDDPIDSITVEDFENELLPPFGEGITLLYEGKNEEAFAAFGKIPEWYGGTVWPGGVGLISGGHTAQTTMNLAPGYYIMECYVKMPNGMFHTNMGMYKVLVVSDEVSPLSKPNADISVSVSGETGISFESPTGAGAFTFSVHYLDQKKHEHFQGHDVNLVKIANGADIKKLETWMNWLNLDGLIDPVPEGFTFLGGVNDMPAGKTGYFTATLEPGNYALISEVPEASSKNMLKVFEVK, encoded by the coding sequence ATGAAAAATCAAATTAAAATACAGAACAGTAAGCTGGTGCTAATGGCATTTGCCTTGGTTCTCATATCGTTGCAAGCCTGTAAAGAAGAAAAGAAAAAACCTGTTGAAGAAACACCTGAAAAAAAGGAGATAATTTCCGTCATCGATATCGTTACAGAAAACATGGAGTTTCAGGCTCCCGACACCATCCCTTCCGGATGGGTCACTTGGAAATATCACAATGAATCCCCGCAGCCCCATTTTATACTTATAGATGACCCTATTGACAGTATAACCGTTGAAGATTTTGAAAATGAGCTATTGCCTCCTTTTGGAGAAGGGATTACCCTTTTATATGAAGGAAAAAATGAAGAGGCCTTTGCCGCCTTTGGCAAAATACCCGAATGGTATGGCGGTACCGTTTGGCCCGGCGGGGTTGGATTGATATCCGGAGGACATACCGCACAAACCACTATGAATTTAGCTCCAGGGTATTATATCATGGAATGTTACGTAAAAATGCCGAACGGTATGTTCCACACCAACATGGGAATGTATAAGGTGCTGGTGGTATCCGATGAGGTTTCCCCATTATCGAAGCCCAATGCCGATATAAGCGTTTCGGTTTCAGGCGAAACCGGTATTTCATTTGAGTCTCCCACAGGTGCTGGAGCATTCACCTTTTCGGTACACTATCTGGACCAAAAGAAACATGAGCATTTTCAAGGGCACGATGTAAATTTGGTAAAAATAGCCAACGGCGCAGACATAAAAAAGCTTGAAACTTGGATGAATTGGCTGAATCTTGATGGTCTCATAGATCCGGTTCCTGAGGGATTTACCTTTTTAGGGGGCGTAAACGATATGCCGGCCGGAAAAACCGGGTATTTTACGGCGACATTGGAACCCGGGAACTATGCCCTGATTTCTGAAGTGCCCGAGGCTTCTTCCAAAAATATGCTTAAGGTTTTTGAGGTAAAATAG
- a CDS encoding amidohydrolase family protein, which translates to MNRVIFNIILFLITISCSSPKKYDLVIENIGLFDGEKDHGRVNLAINADTIALIALGDIEGDSVIDGTGKYIIPGLVNAHVHASSEEHLKTGYPLGILYLLNMHTGQEDREKDWKELAKDSLGYSVLYGSGHAATVPGGHPTQFSPNMETINDSTNIEDWVDHRIANGADYIKLIHVTRGFMEEPTPPSLNYNQIGELIEYSHQRGYKVVIHATSIDEMVEIAKYKPDGFVHMLDYKDEYPVPEGYFKEIEKSDAFIVPTGGISLKPMDGLPPFIIEWVSENVLNAEERAEIIRKYQEYDIPIVAGTDAQEGQMDFGADYFLELELYKKAGFSNLEVLRTTTGNAAKAFNLPIGEIRVGSQATFLLLNKNPLNDLSNLRTLEQVWKNGKTQ; encoded by the coding sequence ATGAATAGGGTTATATTCAACATAATTCTCTTTTTAATCACCATATCTTGTTCAAGTCCAAAAAAATATGATTTGGTCATTGAAAACATCGGGCTTTTCGATGGGGAAAAAGATCATGGCCGGGTAAATCTGGCCATAAATGCCGATACTATTGCCCTAATCGCTTTAGGAGATATTGAGGGGGATTCGGTAATCGATGGAACGGGAAAATATATCATTCCGGGCTTAGTGAATGCCCATGTCCATGCTTCTTCAGAGGAACATCTCAAGACCGGCTATCCCCTGGGAATTCTATACTTGTTAAATATGCACACAGGGCAAGAGGACCGTGAAAAAGACTGGAAAGAATTAGCCAAAGACTCCCTTGGGTATTCCGTTCTATATGGTTCCGGCCATGCGGCTACGGTTCCTGGGGGGCATCCTACCCAGTTCAGCCCAAATATGGAAACTATCAATGATTCAACAAATATAGAAGACTGGGTAGACCATCGCATTGCAAACGGTGCGGACTATATAAAGCTCATTCATGTCACCCGAGGTTTTATGGAAGAGCCTACACCTCCGTCCTTAAATTATAATCAGATAGGTGAACTCATCGAATATAGTCATCAGAGGGGTTATAAGGTAGTCATTCATGCGACCAGTATTGATGAAATGGTGGAAATTGCTAAATACAAACCAGACGGCTTTGTTCATATGTTGGATTACAAGGATGAATATCCGGTTCCAGAAGGTTATTTTAAGGAAATTGAAAAAAGTGATGCTTTCATTGTTCCAACTGGCGGGATTTCACTTAAGCCAATGGACGGTTTACCACCCTTTATCATAGAATGGGTGTCTGAAAATGTACTGAACGCCGAGGAGAGGGCAGAAATCATTAGGAAATATCAGGAGTATGATATTCCTATTGTAGCTGGAACCGATGCGCAAGAGGGCCAGATGGATTTTGGAGCGGATTATTTTTTGGAATTGGAATTATACAAAAAAGCAGGGTTCTCAAACCTTGAAGTGCTTAGAACCACTACAGGAAATGCGGCAAAGGCATTTAACTTGCCCATCGGGGAAATAAGGGTAGGAAGCCAGGCAACTTTTCTTCTTCTCAATAAGAATCCATTAAATGACCTGTCAAATCTAAGAACCTTAGAGCAAGTCTGGAAAAACGGAAAAACACAATAA
- a CDS encoding DUF4440 domain-containing protein — MNKALALCIGVLWISCNEKEKATNDAEPKQEVRTMDVAAELEKIEAMRDSFEKTVREKRYGDLGNFVTKDLVSIGPGSEDWIAYRKLREQHGNKFRYDSIIMTPKETVILSDTMAYDFGVSRTYYTDENGTVHEMGDSFLVLLKKVDGQWKLYRELASSLVE; from the coding sequence ATGAATAAAGCTTTAGCCCTATGTATTGGAGTCTTGTGGATTTCCTGTAATGAAAAAGAAAAAGCAACAAATGACGCTGAGCCTAAACAAGAAGTACGCACTATGGATGTTGCGGCTGAATTGGAAAAAATTGAAGCCATGAGGGATTCATTTGAAAAAACGGTAAGAGAGAAGCGGTATGGAGACCTAGGAAACTTTGTGACCAAAGACCTTGTTTCGATTGGCCCAGGAAGCGAAGACTGGATAGCCTACAGAAAACTTAGGGAACAACATGGTAATAAGTTTCGGTATGATAGCATCATCATGACCCCAAAAGAGACCGTAATCCTCTCTGACACCATGGCCTACGATTTTGGAGTAAGTAGAACGTACTATACGGACGAAAACGGAACCGTTCATGAAATGGGAGATTCCTTTTTGGTCCTTTTGAAGAAAGTGGATGGTCAATGGAAACTGTACAGAGAATTGGCATCTTCACTTGTTGAATAA
- a CDS encoding DUF1801 domain-containing protein, with protein sequence MGARVDKYISKQKSWSREITHIRNLLLDCGLEETLKWRQPCYTFKGKNILIIGSFKDFCCLSFFKGVLLKDAEGILKQQGENTQSARIVPFTNMSEIMRLKPIIKAYVFEAIEIEKSGLKVEYRQPNEMGFPEELERAFQKDADFEFAFKNLTPGRQKGYLLFISGAKQSATRVSRIEKHRSRIMAGKGIHDCVCGHSQKMPSCDGSHKYI encoded by the coding sequence ATGGGTGCTCGCGTAGATAAATATATCTCAAAACAAAAAAGTTGGTCTAGGGAAATTACCCATATCAGGAACTTATTACTTGATTGTGGATTGGAAGAAACTCTAAAATGGCGACAACCTTGTTATACTTTCAAAGGTAAAAACATACTAATTATTGGCTCTTTCAAAGATTTTTGTTGTCTTAGCTTTTTCAAGGGCGTACTTTTAAAGGATGCCGAAGGCATTCTAAAACAACAGGGGGAGAACACCCAATCCGCAAGAATCGTCCCCTTTACCAATATGAGCGAAATCATGCGGTTAAAACCTATAATTAAGGCCTATGTGTTCGAGGCTATTGAAATTGAAAAATCGGGGTTGAAAGTTGAATATCGTCAACCCAATGAAATGGGATTTCCAGAGGAATTGGAGCGGGCTTTCCAAAAAGATGCTGACTTCGAGTTTGCCTTTAAGAATCTAACGCCCGGAAGACAGAAGGGATATCTGCTTTTTATTTCTGGAGCAAAACAGTCGGCCACGAGGGTTTCAAGAATAGAAAAACACAGGTCTCGTATCATGGCAGGGAAAGGCATACATGATTGTGTCTGTGGCCATTCCCAAAAAATGCCTTCTTGCGACGGTTCCCATAAATATATTTGA